A genomic region of Pseudomonas abietaniphila contains the following coding sequences:
- a CDS encoding RES family NAD+ phosphorylase — protein sequence MRAWRIGKACVVGELTGAGAALYGGRWNHPNHPALYLGLSTAGCALDTVMLAGHVPCLPLKLIELHLPDNPALYHEPTRQQLPPGWNALPADKASMDFGTAWLERTEHLGLILPSATTDQTRCLMINPKHPAMAQIKVLQSSDFIYGLTRAR from the coding sequence ATGCGGGCCTGGCGAATCGGCAAGGCCTGCGTCGTGGGCGAACTCACGGGCGCCGGCGCTGCGCTGTACGGCGGCCGCTGGAACCACCCCAATCATCCCGCGCTGTACCTCGGCCTGAGCACCGCCGGCTGCGCCCTGGACACCGTCATGCTGGCGGGCCACGTGCCGTGTCTGCCCTTGAAACTCATTGAACTGCACCTGCCCGACAACCCGGCCCTGTACCACGAACCCACCCGGCAGCAATTACCGCCGGGTTGGAATGCCCTGCCCGCCGACAAAGCCAGCATGGATTTCGGCACCGCCTGGCTTGAGCGCACCGAGCATCTGGGGCTGATACTGCCCTCGGCGACAACGGATCAGACCCGCTGCCTGATGATCAATCCCAAACACCCGGCGATGGCTCAGATCAAGGTCTTGCAGTCGAGCGACTTCATCTACGGCCTCACCCGAGCACGCTGA
- the parS gene encoding type II RES/Xre toxin-antitoxin system antitoxin: MPAISHASINNAAPAFWLIADQLNTRNETERLAYIRTGFPPGWVKTVRCAFQLSNSQLEALLSTSVSTLERRQRQQRPLDLVGSERLDRVATLAVRAAEVFEDQDTARRWMMTPNRALNDQTPITLCETEIGAIQVRRTLAALQHGGVV, translated from the coding sequence GTGCCAGCGATTTCTCACGCCTCGATCAACAACGCCGCCCCCGCCTTCTGGCTGATTGCCGATCAACTCAATACACGCAACGAAACCGAACGCCTGGCCTACATTCGCACCGGATTTCCTCCCGGCTGGGTCAAAACCGTGCGCTGTGCATTTCAGCTCAGCAACAGTCAGCTTGAGGCGCTGCTCAGTACATCGGTTTCCACGCTGGAGCGTCGTCAGCGACAACAGCGACCGCTTGATCTGGTGGGTTCGGAACGACTGGACCGTGTCGCCACCCTGGCGGTCCGCGCCGCGGAGGTGTTCGAAGATCAGGACACCGCCCGACGCTGGATGATGACCCCGAACCGCGCTCTGAACGACCAGACCCCGATCACCCTGTGCGAAACCGAAATAGGCGCGATCCAGGTGCGACGCACGCTGGCGGCGCTGCAGCACGGCGGCGTCGTCTGA
- the ada gene encoding bifunctional DNA-binding transcriptional regulator/O6-methylguanine-DNA methyltransferase Ada produces the protein MHRSKANADAQRTEHDPRWAAVLARDPAADHQFVYAVRTTGIYCRPSSVSRLPKPENVEFFDNAAQAEAAGYHPSKRASADQTHLAGQHATRVAQACRQIADAEQAPSLNELAEQSGMSPWHFHRVFKSVTGLTPKAYANAHRAERVRTRLTAPGNTASTVTEAMYDAGFNSNSRFYEASDKMLGMKPSDYRKGGANTAIRFAVGECSLGSILVAQSPRGVCAILLGDDPNRLVEDLQDQFHTATLIGGDREFEQLIAHVVGFIEAPGVGLNLPLDLQGTAFQQRVWHALSLIPPGSTASYADIARQIGAPKSFRAVAQACGANSIAVAIPCHRVVRSDGGLSGYRWGAERKRKLLDREAQANTCNSLALEKR, from the coding sequence ATGCACCGCAGTAAAGCCAATGCAGACGCTCAACGCACTGAACACGACCCACGCTGGGCCGCGGTGTTGGCGCGCGATCCTGCCGCTGACCACCAATTCGTGTACGCGGTGCGCACCACCGGCATCTACTGCCGACCCAGCAGCGTCTCGCGCCTCCCAAAGCCAGAAAACGTCGAGTTCTTCGACAACGCTGCCCAGGCCGAAGCGGCGGGCTATCACCCCAGTAAACGCGCCTCGGCGGATCAGACGCACCTCGCTGGCCAGCACGCCACACGGGTCGCCCAAGCCTGTCGGCAGATCGCGGACGCCGAGCAAGCGCCCAGCCTGAATGAGCTCGCCGAGCAGTCAGGAATGAGCCCGTGGCATTTCCACCGCGTATTCAAATCGGTGACCGGCCTCACGCCCAAAGCTTATGCCAATGCCCACAGGGCGGAGCGGGTGCGCACGCGATTGACAGCGCCCGGCAATACAGCGAGCACGGTCACGGAAGCCATGTATGACGCGGGTTTCAACTCAAACAGCCGTTTCTACGAAGCCAGTGACAAAATGCTTGGCATGAAACCCTCGGACTACCGCAAGGGCGGCGCCAACACGGCGATTCGCTTTGCCGTTGGAGAATGCTCTCTAGGATCGATCCTGGTTGCACAAAGCCCGCGCGGCGTGTGCGCGATTCTGCTCGGCGACGACCCCAACCGGTTGGTCGAGGACCTTCAGGACCAGTTTCACACCGCCACGCTGATAGGCGGGGATCGCGAATTCGAGCAACTGATTGCCCACGTGGTGGGTTTTATCGAAGCGCCGGGTGTCGGCTTGAACCTGCCGCTGGACCTGCAGGGCACTGCGTTTCAGCAGCGGGTCTGGCACGCGCTTTCACTGATTCCACCGGGCAGCACCGCCAGTTACGCGGACATCGCCCGGCAGATCGGCGCGCCGAAATCGTTTCGTGCCGTCGCACAAGCCTGTGGAGCAAACAGTATTGCGGTGGCGATCCCCTGTCATCGGGTGGTGCGCAGCGATGGCGGGCTTAGCGGTTATCGCTGGGGCGCGGAACGCAAACGCAAGCTGCTGGACCGCGAGGCTCAGGCAAATACCTGTAACAGCTTGGCGCTTGAGAAACGCTGA
- the copD gene encoding copper homeostasis membrane protein CopD — MQDGLILCRFMHFGAVLLLFGVGLFRSVLFASYLSSFETGAGRRLDRSMAGLACLALLSAVTWLMLTAANMADDWHDAVSLETIRSVLAHTFFGHVWILHLILCLLAVLLALLGTRLRPRLCLLVSTLMLLTLSPVGHGAMYDGAPGQLLIFNQMLHLIGVGTWLGGLLMLAVLLIGDSAVDLRAVLLRFSGMGYGLVALIVVTGMINVRALSGAFWPEPALSGFGQVLAVKVGMVLCMLTLAALNRSLARGSDLRVSVLRISVLFECLFGAAALAAVSLLGTLPPMLV; from the coding sequence ATGCAAGATGGATTGATTCTGTGCCGATTCATGCATTTCGGCGCCGTCCTGCTGCTGTTCGGTGTCGGACTGTTTCGTTCCGTTCTGTTCGCCTCTTACTTGTCGTCCTTTGAAACCGGTGCGGGCCGTCGTCTCGACCGGTCGATGGCCGGGCTCGCGTGCCTGGCGTTGCTGAGTGCCGTGACCTGGCTGATGCTGACGGCGGCGAACATGGCAGATGACTGGCACGACGCCGTGAGCCTGGAGACGATCCGGTCAGTGCTTGCCCATACCTTTTTCGGTCATGTATGGATCCTCCATCTCATCCTTTGCCTGCTCGCCGTGCTGCTCGCTTTGCTTGGGACGCGATTGCGGCCCAGGCTCTGCCTGCTGGTCAGTACGTTGATGCTGTTGACCCTGTCGCCCGTGGGGCATGGCGCGATGTACGACGGCGCGCCGGGCCAACTGCTGATCTTCAATCAGATGCTGCACTTGATCGGGGTTGGCACCTGGCTTGGCGGGCTGCTGATGCTTGCCGTGCTGCTGATCGGTGACAGCGCAGTCGATTTACGGGCCGTGCTGCTGCGTTTCAGCGGCATGGGTTATGGGCTTGTCGCGCTGATCGTCGTGACCGGCATGATCAATGTTCGGGCCCTCAGTGGCGCGTTCTGGCCCGAACCCGCATTGTCCGGTTTCGGTCAGGTACTGGCCGTCAAAGTGGGAATGGTGCTGTGCATGCTGACGCTTGCCGCGCTGAACCGGAGCCTGGCCCGGGGCTCTGATCTCCGGGTATCGGTCCTGCGCATCAGCGTGCTGTTTGAATGCCTGTTCGGCGCAGCGGCGCTGGCGGCGGTTTCGCTGCTGGGCACGTTGCCGCCTATGCTCGTATGA
- the copC gene encoding copper homeostasis periplasmic binding protein CopC: MSAVRLKQALSCLSLLACLTTTAAFAHAHLESQLPAADSEVTTPKELRLNFSEGVEEKFTKVAISHDGPGDSTEIIQTQSVSTDPANKKVLIVVPAVPLAPGSYKVEWHAVSVDTHKSEGVYRFKVTP, encoded by the coding sequence ATGTCTGCCGTTCGCCTCAAGCAAGCCCTCTCCTGCCTATCCCTTCTGGCATGCCTGACCACCACCGCTGCCTTCGCTCATGCTCACCTGGAGAGCCAGCTTCCGGCGGCCGACAGTGAAGTGACCACGCCCAAGGAGCTGCGCCTGAACTTTTCCGAGGGCGTCGAAGAGAAGTTCACCAAAGTCGCCATCAGCCACGACGGTCCCGGCGACAGCACTGAAATCATTCAGACCCAAAGTGTCAGCACCGACCCGGCCAACAAGAAAGTCCTGATCGTCGTGCCCGCCGTGCCGCTGGCGCCAGGCAGCTACAAAGTTGAGTGGCACGCTGTGTCGGTGGACACGCACAAGAGCGAAGGAGTTTATCGGTTCAAGGTGACGCCATAA
- a CDS encoding anti-sigma factor family protein, translating to MTHSNAHSPPTDELLVAYLDDELDREQRQLIDQLLRTDAPVAARLDQLKCGDLPFRTAFDSVLDQAPTDRLQAMLNALPPQAAPHRATMSRRGFLATAASFVVAGIAADRLFMNWQSAETDGGWRASVAEYMALYTPETLANLTSDAHSHLAQLSSVGKQLGLPLTPDAIALPGAEFRRAQILDYEGVLIGQLTYLDARHGPLALCITTAKTGSERLASEERMGLNVVYWSSPTHAFMLIGKNPFEDLQIMARTAQKGLPA from the coding sequence ATGACACACAGCAACGCACACTCGCCACCGACAGACGAACTGTTGGTGGCCTACCTGGATGACGAACTGGACCGCGAACAGCGCCAGCTCATCGACCAGTTATTGCGCACCGATGCGCCGGTTGCCGCGCGCCTTGATCAGCTCAAGTGCGGCGACCTGCCGTTCCGGACCGCGTTCGACTCCGTCCTGGACCAAGCTCCTACCGATCGCCTGCAAGCCATGCTCAACGCATTGCCGCCGCAGGCAGCGCCGCACAGGGCGACCATGAGCCGCCGTGGATTTCTTGCGACCGCTGCGAGTTTCGTGGTGGCCGGTATCGCCGCTGACCGTCTGTTCATGAACTGGCAAAGCGCCGAAACCGATGGTGGCTGGCGCGCTTCGGTGGCCGAATACATGGCCTTGTACACCCCGGAAACCCTGGCAAACCTGACGTCCGACGCCCATTCCCATCTGGCGCAGTTAAGCTCGGTTGGCAAGCAACTGGGCCTGCCGCTGACGCCCGATGCAATCGCCCTGCCCGGCGCCGAATTCCGGCGCGCACAGATTCTGGATTACGAGGGCGTGCTCATCGGTCAGCTGACCTACCTCGACGCTCGTCATGGACCGCTTGCGTTGTGCATTACCACGGCCAAAACCGGCAGCGAGCGGCTGGCAAGCGAAGAACGCATGGGGCTGAATGTGGTGTATTGGTCCAGTCCGACGCATGCTTTCATGCTGATCGGCAAGAACCCTTTCGAAGACCTGCAGATCATGGCGCGCACTGCACAGAAAGGCTTGCCGGCGTGA
- a CDS encoding RNA polymerase sigma factor, with protein sequence MGQLLPRLWRYGLVLSRQKHLADDLVQATCVRALERAEQFVTGTRLDRWLLAIMHSIWLNELRSQRVRQGQGFVDAEQELSFDGETQAQDEVLAAQVIKRVNALPEAQRETVFLTYVEGLSYKETAEILHIPVGTVMSRLAAARLKLAETATPRAMSDKSTGERR encoded by the coding sequence CTGGGCCAGTTGTTGCCACGCCTGTGGCGCTACGGGTTAGTGCTGTCTCGACAAAAACACCTGGCGGACGACCTGGTACAAGCCACCTGCGTGCGTGCGCTCGAACGCGCCGAGCAGTTCGTGACGGGTACCCGGCTGGATCGCTGGCTGTTGGCGATCATGCACTCGATCTGGCTCAACGAGCTTCGTTCACAACGGGTGCGGCAAGGCCAGGGTTTCGTCGACGCCGAGCAGGAGCTGTCGTTCGATGGCGAAACCCAGGCGCAGGACGAGGTGCTGGCGGCGCAGGTCATCAAGCGCGTCAACGCCCTGCCTGAGGCGCAACGCGAGACAGTTTTCCTGACTTACGTCGAAGGGCTTTCGTACAAAGAAACTGCCGAAATCCTGCATATTCCGGTTGGCACGGTGATGAGCCGACTGGCCGCTGCACGCTTGAAACTGGCTGAAACGGCAACACCACGCGCCATGTCGGATAAATCGACAGGAGAACGGCGATGA
- a CDS encoding tetratricopeptide repeat protein codes for MALALLAGQARASGDESAPPKPNCPKGQVWDSKTRKCTMQTSKATSDADRTDYAYRLAKDGRYEEALALLDTLKNPNTAKALNYRGYATRKLGRTDEGIGYYLKSVALDPNYAQVREYLGEAYVIKGRLDLAQEQLVKIKALCSTTCEEYEDLADAIAAAPQT; via the coding sequence ATGGCGCTGGCGTTGCTCGCAGGTCAGGCCCGCGCCTCTGGCGACGAATCGGCCCCGCCCAAGCCCAATTGCCCGAAAGGTCAGGTATGGGACAGCAAGACCCGCAAGTGCACGATGCAGACCAGCAAGGCGACGTCGGATGCCGATCGCACTGATTACGCTTATCGCCTCGCCAAGGACGGCCGCTATGAAGAAGCCCTGGCGTTGCTCGATACGCTGAAAAACCCGAACACGGCCAAAGCCCTGAACTATCGTGGATATGCGACCCGCAAATTGGGCCGTACCGACGAAGGCATTGGCTATTACCTGAAATCGGTGGCGCTGGACCCCAATTATGCGCAAGTGCGTGAATACCTGGGTGAGGCTTATGTCATCAAAGGACGCCTGGATCTGGCCCAGGAACAACTGGTGAAGATCAAGGCACTGTGCAGCACGACCTGTGAAGAATACGAAGATCTGGCCGACGCCATTGCTGCCGCGCCCCAGACCTGA
- a CDS encoding cytochrome b codes for MNSTISGLPTRSSQRYDRLTRSFHWATAAVVIFMFASAHLWETLAKGTPMRKGLQSVHISLGIAMAVLIVARIAWRLFGGNRPASDTHPAVNIAAKVGHGCLYLLLVAQVVLGFLLRWAQGEPFNFFGVFPIPAPFLVDHEWRGTLGGLHDNVAWAIILLAGLHAGAALWHHYIVGDSTLRRMLGPQRGSMRG; via the coding sequence ATGAACAGCACGATTTCGGGCCTCCCCACCCGGTCTTCCCAGCGATACGACCGTCTGACGCGCAGCTTCCACTGGGCGACTGCGGCCGTGGTGATCTTCATGTTCGCCAGCGCACATCTCTGGGAAACCTTGGCCAAAGGCACGCCCATGCGCAAGGGTCTGCAGTCGGTTCACATCTCGCTGGGCATCGCCATGGCGGTGCTGATCGTCGCCCGCATTGCCTGGCGACTGTTCGGCGGAAACCGTCCTGCTTCGGACACCCATCCGGCTGTCAATATTGCGGCCAAAGTCGGCCATGGCTGTCTATACCTGTTATTGGTGGCGCAAGTGGTGCTGGGCTTTCTGCTTCGGTGGGCGCAGGGTGAGCCGTTCAATTTTTTCGGTGTGTTCCCGATCCCCGCCCCGTTCCTCGTCGATCATGAGTGGCGCGGCACGCTGGGCGGCCTGCACGACAACGTGGCGTGGGCGATCATTCTGCTGGCGGGCCTGCATGCCGGTGCGGCGCTGTGGCACCACTACATCGTCGGCGATAGCACATTGCGCCGCATGCTGGGGCCGCAACGCGGCAGCATGCGAGGTTGA
- a CDS encoding methyl-accepting chemotaxis protein gives MAEVAGAYKEWLNRINALIDLEETSIGEHIGFVRVTAAHFASLMLVSTGIAVLLGIIASLLIIRSIKSTLGAEPHEVATSIRRLAAGELTDRIDTPFPDSVMGALKTTNAHLSATIHQVRAAAMELMGSSSQLRASSDSNSEQMRLQASETEHMAAAINQMASTVKEVAGYAVKAANATQTADHEVEHGKRMVENTAQAMHALAEKLETAADSVTQVSSDSQAIETIVAVINSIAERTNLLALNAAIEAARAGEAGRGFAVVADEVRSLATRTQESTQEIRNMVGQLQSGAGKTADLMRESREMAQRTVAQTQEAQTSLVKIRHEVGALNDMNAQIASAAAQQGVAAEDVSHNINRIHDSALETAVGSNQVARSSRELSNLADVLTERVSFFKI, from the coding sequence ATGGCCGAAGTGGCGGGCGCCTACAAGGAATGGCTGAACCGTATCAATGCACTGATCGATCTCGAAGAGACGTCCATCGGCGAGCACATTGGCTTCGTCCGTGTGACGGCCGCGCATTTCGCCTCGTTGATGCTGGTGTCGACCGGTATCGCCGTGTTGCTGGGCATCATCGCGTCGCTGCTGATCATTCGCAGCATTAAATCGACACTCGGCGCCGAGCCCCATGAGGTCGCGACGTCGATTCGTCGCCTGGCCGCAGGCGAACTGACCGACCGGATCGACACGCCCTTCCCCGACAGTGTGATGGGCGCACTGAAAACCACCAACGCGCACTTGTCGGCCACCATCCATCAGGTGCGTGCCGCCGCGATGGAGCTGATGGGCTCGTCGTCTCAACTGCGCGCCAGCTCCGACAGTAACAGCGAGCAAATGCGCCTGCAGGCCAGCGAGACGGAGCACATGGCCGCCGCGATCAACCAGATGGCGAGCACCGTCAAGGAAGTCGCAGGCTATGCCGTGAAAGCCGCCAACGCGACACAGACTGCCGATCATGAAGTCGAACACGGCAAGCGCATGGTCGAGAACACTGCGCAGGCCATGCACGCGCTCGCCGAAAAACTGGAAACCGCCGCCGATTCGGTGACTCAGGTCTCCAGTGACAGCCAGGCCATCGAGACCATTGTTGCGGTGATCAACTCCATTGCTGAGCGCACCAACCTGCTGGCCCTTAATGCGGCCATCGAGGCTGCTCGTGCCGGCGAGGCCGGCCGGGGGTTTGCCGTGGTGGCTGATGAAGTTCGCTCGCTTGCGACACGCACCCAGGAATCCACGCAAGAAATCCGCAACATGGTGGGCCAGTTGCAGAGTGGCGCGGGCAAGACCGCCGATCTGATGCGTGAAAGCCGCGAGATGGCGCAGCGGACGGTGGCGCAGACTCAGGAAGCGCAAACATCCTTGGTGAAAATTCGCCATGAAGTCGGCGCGCTCAACGACATGAACGCCCAGATCGCCAGTGCCGCGGCACAGCAGGGCGTGGCGGCGGAAGACGTCAGCCACAACATCAACCGCATCCACGACTCGGCACTGGAAACCGCCGTGGGGTCCAATCAGGTGGCACGCTCGAGTCGCGAGCTGTCGAATCTGGCAGATGTGCTGACCGAGCGCGTGAGTTTTTTCAAGATCTGA
- a CDS encoding OprD family porin, translated as MTFVKWNLMTLAVSLGVSQLATAGVVSDQSEAKGFVEDSSLTVHLKNYYFNRDGKNGGGDRKDWTQGVLGNFSSGFTQGTVGFGVDAYGYWGIKLDGGAGTAGTGNLPVDRHGEPEDEYGTAGGAIKMRISKTELRYGDLMPTAPVFAAGGSRLFPQTATGFNLLSSDIAGLELDGGHFTGGNGPVTTNHDHDIYASYAGVTASSIDYAGGKYTFNDNLTASLYGSNLQDVWDQYYGNINYTQAITGDQSVNFDFNIYRTNDAGSAKAGDISNTTWSLAAAYSFLTAHTITLAYQKVHGDTPFDYVAFGINGPGDTADSIFLANSVQYSDFNGPGEKSWQARYDLNMATYGVPGLSFMARYITGDDIDGSHMPSNSTYVNYGYGDDGKHHEINVEAKYVVQSGPAKDLSLRMRQAFHRANSDQAEGDVNEFRLIADYPINVF; from the coding sequence ATGACGTTTGTGAAATGGAACCTCATGACGCTTGCGGTTTCGCTGGGCGTGAGTCAACTGGCAACGGCAGGGGTTGTCAGTGATCAATCGGAGGCCAAGGGGTTCGTCGAAGACAGCAGCCTGACCGTCCACCTGAAGAACTATTATTTCAACCGGGATGGCAAAAACGGCGGCGGCGACCGTAAAGACTGGACGCAAGGCGTGCTGGGCAATTTCAGTTCGGGATTCACCCAGGGCACGGTCGGCTTCGGGGTTGATGCTTACGGTTACTGGGGCATCAAGCTGGATGGCGGCGCAGGCACAGCAGGCACGGGTAACTTGCCGGTCGATCGCCACGGCGAGCCTGAAGACGAATATGGCACCGCAGGCGGTGCGATCAAGATGCGTATCTCCAAGACAGAGCTGCGCTACGGTGATCTGATGCCGACGGCGCCGGTATTCGCCGCCGGGGGCTCGCGCCTGTTCCCGCAGACGGCTACCGGTTTTAACCTGTTGAGCAGCGACATCGCCGGGCTCGAGCTGGACGGCGGTCACTTCACCGGCGGTAACGGGCCGGTCACCACTAACCACGATCACGATATTTATGCGTCGTATGCGGGCGTCACGGCATCGAGCATTGACTATGCCGGCGGCAAGTACACGTTCAACGATAACCTGACGGCGAGCCTGTATGGCTCCAATCTCCAGGACGTCTGGGACCAGTACTACGGCAATATCAACTATACCCAGGCCATCACGGGTGATCAGTCGGTTAATTTCGACTTCAATATCTATCGCACCAACGATGCCGGCTCCGCCAAAGCAGGCGATATCAGTAACACGACCTGGTCGCTGGCCGCTGCTTATTCCTTCCTGACAGCCCATACCATAACCCTGGCTTACCAGAAAGTTCACGGTGATACACCGTTCGACTATGTGGCGTTCGGGATTAACGGCCCCGGCGATACCGCGGACTCGATCTTCCTGGCGAACTCGGTCCAATATTCCGACTTCAACGGTCCGGGTGAGAAATCCTGGCAGGCGCGCTATGACCTGAATATGGCGACTTATGGCGTACCGGGTTTAAGCTTCATGGCGCGCTATATCACCGGTGATGACATCGACGGTTCGCACATGCCGTCCAATAGCACCTACGTCAACTATGGGTATGGTGACGACGGTAAGCACCACGAGATTAACGTCGAGGCCAAGTATGTGGTCCAGTCGGGTCCTGCGAAGGACTTGTCGTTGCGTATGCGTCAGGCGTTCCACCGCGCGAACAGCGATCAGGCCGAGGGCGACGTGAACGAATTCCGTTTGATCGCCGACTACCCGATCAACGTGTTCTGA
- a CDS encoding 2-hydroxy-3-oxopropionate reductase has product MANIGFIGTGIMGLPMAENLQKAGHQLFLSKHFIAPPASLVEGGATVLSNPREVAQEAELIIVMLPDTPQVNDVLFGENGLSEGTGAGKVVIDMSSISPSATKAFATRINATGAQYLDAPVSGGEVGAKAATLSIMVGGNQGTFDRALPLFQTMGKNITLVGGNGDGQTAKVANQIIVALNIQAVAEALLFASKNGADPAKVREALMGGFASSKILEVHGERMIKGTFNPGFRIALHQKDLNLALEGARELGLNLPNTANAQQVFSTCAALGGSGWDHSGLIKGLEHMSNFSIRGDHTPD; this is encoded by the coding sequence ATGGCTAACATCGGATTCATCGGCACCGGCATCATGGGTCTGCCAATGGCAGAAAACCTGCAAAAAGCAGGTCATCAACTGTTTCTGTCCAAGCACTTCATCGCACCGCCCGCCTCGCTGGTCGAAGGCGGCGCAACGGTATTGAGCAACCCGCGTGAAGTGGCGCAGGAAGCCGAACTCATCATCGTCATGCTGCCTGATACCCCACAGGTCAACGATGTGCTGTTCGGCGAGAACGGCCTGAGCGAAGGCACCGGCGCCGGCAAAGTCGTGATCGACATGAGCTCGATTTCGCCGTCGGCCACGAAAGCCTTCGCCACCCGGATCAACGCCACCGGCGCGCAATACCTCGACGCACCGGTGTCCGGTGGTGAAGTCGGCGCCAAGGCCGCGACGCTGAGCATCATGGTCGGCGGCAACCAAGGCACCTTCGATCGCGCGCTGCCGTTGTTTCAGACCATGGGCAAGAACATCACCCTGGTCGGTGGCAATGGCGACGGCCAGACCGCCAAGGTCGCCAACCAGATCATCGTTGCCCTGAACATTCAGGCGGTCGCCGAAGCCCTGCTGTTCGCTTCAAAGAACGGTGCGGATCCGGCCAAGGTGCGTGAAGCGCTGATGGGTGGCTTTGCGTCGTCGAAGATCCTCGAAGTGCACGGCGAGCGCATGATCAAAGGCACTTTCAACCCGGGTTTCCGGATTGCCCTGCATCAGAAGGACCTGAACCTGGCGCTGGAAGGCGCACGTGAACTGGGGCTGAACCTGCCCAACACCGCCAATGCACAGCAGGTGTTCAGCACCTGTGCGGCACTGGGTGGCAGCGGTTGGGACCATTCGGGCCTGATCAAGGGCCTGGAACACATGTCGAACTTCTCGATCCGTGGCGACCACACGCCTGATTGA